In one window of Fibrobacter sp. UWH6 DNA:
- a CDS encoding type II toxin-antitoxin system MqsA family antitoxin, translating to MIIKECPICSAKVNRKKVKETYTYKGKSITVNNLPIFHCTGCGEEFIDEERVGPINKKLDALYREAEGLLQPQEIVEIRKKFGYSQEEFAEIVGGGPKAFAKYEKGTVTQSRSMDNLLRILRDSTDAMAILTSQKALCACEAQSTYQAKKDKSSSCSKTSRS from the coding sequence ATGATTATCAAAGAATGTCCCATTTGCAGCGCAAAAGTGAACCGAAAAAAAGTAAAAGAAACCTACACCTACAAGGGTAAATCCATCACAGTAAACAACCTTCCAATTTTCCATTGTACCGGATGTGGAGAGGAATTCATTGACGAGGAACGCGTCGGTCCCATCAACAAAAAGCTAGATGCTCTCTACAGGGAAGCGGAGGGCTTATTGCAGCCCCAGGAAATCGTAGAAATTCGCAAGAAGTTCGGTTACTCCCAGGAAGAATTTGCAGAAATCGTAGGTGGCGGACCGAAGGCCTTTGCCAAGTATGAAAAAGGAACCGTAACACAGAGCCGCTCCATGGACAACCTGCTTCGCATCCTGCGGGATTCCACAGACGCCATGGCCATTCTAACAAGTCAAAAAGCCCTCTGCGCCTGCGAAGCCCAAAGTACTTATCAGGCAAAAAAAGACAAGAGTTCGTCCTGTTCAAAAACATCTCGTTCGTGA
- a CDS encoding type II toxin-antitoxin system MqsR family toxin produces MTTDADTTLWQDVYHSVDTKADGSCVKLYIKIQITKNGNGVVISFKEL; encoded by the coding sequence ATGACAACCGACGCTGACACAACTCTTTGGCAAGATGTATATCATTCAGTCGACACAAAAGCAGATGGTTCTTGCGTAAAGTTGTACATCAAAATTCAAATAACAAAAAATGGAAACGGAGTTGTCATTTCGTTCAAGGAGCTATAA
- a CDS encoding addiction module antidote protein produces the protein MKTSKLDLSELLDNEEVIAGVISDALQSNDSTVLLRTIGYVAKARGIAQIAKATGLGRESLYKALNEDAHPRFDTILRVLNALNVQMIAVPKVPTKRKVTRKLAVAEKKAAYKA, from the coding sequence ATGAAAACAAGTAAGCTGGATTTATCAGAGCTTTTGGATAACGAGGAGGTTATCGCGGGAGTCATCAGCGACGCATTGCAGTCAAACGACAGCACCGTTTTGTTGAGGACCATTGGATACGTAGCCAAAGCTCGCGGCATCGCACAAATTGCAAAAGCAACAGGCCTCGGCAGAGAAAGTCTTTACAAGGCGCTGAATGAAGATGCTCACCCCCGTTTTGACACCATTTTACGCGTATTGAACGCACTAAATGTTCAAATGATCGCGGTTCCTAAAGTTCCTACAAAGAGAAAGGTTACCCGCAAACTTGCCGTGGCCGAAAAGAAAGCCGCTTACAAAGCTTAG
- a CDS encoding type II toxin-antitoxin system RelE/ParE family toxin: MFSIEKTETFSKWYANLKDNQAKQRIFSRLLRVELGNLGDVKNIGDGISEMRFDVGPGYRLYYAIRGQVVIILLCGGDKSTQRRDIEKAKEMWRTIQNENK; the protein is encoded by the coding sequence ATGTTTTCAATAGAGAAAACTGAAACTTTCTCTAAATGGTACGCGAACCTTAAGGACAATCAGGCAAAGCAGAGAATATTCTCTCGATTATTGAGAGTTGAACTAGGAAATCTTGGTGATGTCAAAAACATTGGCGACGGGATATCCGAAATGCGATTCGATGTTGGACCTGGATATAGGCTCTACTACGCCATACGGGGACAGGTTGTAATCATTCTCCTATGTGGTGGAGACAAATCAACACAACGGCGAGACATTGAAAAGGCAAAGGAAATGTGGAGGACGATTCAAAATGAAAACAAGTAA
- a CDS encoding fibrobacter succinogenes major paralogous domain-containing protein, which translates to MKKEMIMGKILVTVVLLATFSMAGTMKDSRDGKTYKTVKIGDQVWMAENLNYKTSGSMCYDNKLSNCKKYGRLYAWEDAKAACPTGWHLPSTEEFETLLSNVGSSSKERRENLRAASWENGADEFGFSALPAGDYSSSLKRFINLGDYASFWSSTEHRFNSAYANFLNINDRHAGVYDRSEKLGGYSVRCLQDSN; encoded by the coding sequence ATGAAAAAAGAAATGATTATGGGAAAAATTCTTGTGACCGTAGTCTTGTTAGCTACATTTTCTATGGCGGGAACCATGAAGGATTCCCGCGATGGCAAAACATACAAGACCGTGAAAATCGGCGACCAAGTATGGATGGCAGAAAACTTGAACTATAAGACCAGCGGCAGCATGTGTTATGACAATAAACTCTCCAATTGCAAAAAATATGGTCGCCTGTACGCTTGGGAGGACGCAAAGGCTGCTTGTCCAACCGGCTGGCACTTGCCCAGTACGGAGGAATTTGAGACTCTTTTGAGTAATGTTGGATCTTCAAGTAAGGAACGACGTGAAAATTTGCGTGCTGCTAGTTGGGAAAACGGAGCTGATGAGTTCGGTTTTTCCGCTCTCCCTGCTGGCGACTACAGCAGCAGCCTCAAGCGGTTCATCAACCTTGGCGACTACGCCAGCTTTTGGTCTTCTACGGAGCACAGATTCAACAGCGCCTACGCCAACTTCCTGAACATCAATGACCGCCACGCGGGCGTCTACGACCGCAGCGAGAAGCTCGGCGGCTACTCGGTGCGTTGTCTCCAGGACTCTAACTAG
- a CDS encoding four helix bundle protein: protein MLIDEIYTVESDNESSIHLIRDRKFFQAYERSAFRFVKFLREYKVHHKFVKKIGADVVYLGFPDSVLDGLRAEAQDAGYEWKIISDDRHIEISGLPELESYDAWKTGIVQSVGNASTNVSKLSSTVETVVPLKKLFVIYREFYDLTLYLCRLTSKFHRNFKFGLGDKLREECVSVLADLQCVVQSKIAFEYVRLERFLVTLQIRLRLLLDLKQVTEKQWIFVNQAIVKLQNLLGRNPVNQGLPECPVSESSSPLA, encoded by the coding sequence TTGCTTATAGACGAAATTTACACCGTGGAAAGCGACAACGAATCAAGCATTCACTTGATTCGTGATCGTAAGTTTTTCCAGGCGTACGAAAGGTCCGCATTCCGTTTTGTAAAATTTCTCCGTGAGTACAAGGTTCACCATAAGTTCGTGAAGAAAATCGGTGCCGATGTCGTGTATCTCGGCTTCCCTGATTCTGTTCTTGATGGTTTGAGGGCCGAGGCTCAGGATGCCGGCTACGAGTGGAAAATTATTTCCGATGATCGGCATATAGAAATCAGTGGCTTGCCAGAATTAGAATCGTACGATGCCTGGAAAACCGGTATTGTTCAGTCTGTAGGCAATGCCTCCACGAATGTTTCAAAGCTTTCTTCAACTGTGGAAACAGTCGTTCCCTTGAAAAAGCTCTTTGTCATCTACCGTGAGTTCTATGACCTCACATTGTACCTTTGTCGTTTAACTAGCAAGTTTCATCGAAATTTTAAGTTCGGTCTGGGAGATAAATTGCGGGAGGAATGTGTATCTGTTCTGGCCGACTTGCAATGTGTCGTCCAGTCAAAAATTGCATTTGAATACGTTCGCCTTGAACGATTTTTGGTTACGTTGCAAATCCGGCTGCGTTTGCTTCTGGATTTAAAGCAGGTCACCGAGAAGCAGTGGATTTTTGTAAATCAGGCTATAGTCAAACTTCAAAACCTTTTAGGGCGGAATCCGGTAAATCAAGGTTTGCCGGAGTGTCCCGTTTCAGAGTCCAGCAGTCCGCTTGCCTAA
- a CDS encoding DUF4143 domain-containing protein gives MQAKLELPLAIYEELSAFKLYMLDIGLLGAMVNTEASQVLIDDSVFTEYKGGVTEQFIYQQIKCELNTPTYYHTTDDSRLEVDFIVQYKGKMLPIEVKAGRNVRANSLSMLLAKTPDMRAVRFSMLPYKQQSQLTNIPLYAAPIME, from the coding sequence GTGCAGGCCAAGCTGGAGCTCCCCCTTGCAATCTACGAGGAACTGAGCGCCTTCAAGCTTTACATGCTCGACATCGGACTCCTGGGAGCCATGGTAAATACCGAAGCGTCACAGGTTCTTATCGACGACAGTGTATTTACGGAATACAAGGGCGGCGTAACGGAGCAGTTTATTTATCAGCAAATCAAGTGCGAACTAAACACTCCGACATACTACCACACAACCGATGATTCCAGACTTGAGGTGGACTTTATCGTTCAATACAAAGGGAAAATGCTTCCTATCGAAGTGAAGGCCGGCAGAAATGTTCGCGCCAACTCATTGAGCATGCTCCTCGCAAAAACTCCAGACATGCGAGCCGTACGTTTTTCCATGTTGCCATACAAACAGCAAAGCCAACTGACAAACATTCCCTTATACGCAGCTCCGATTATGGAGTAA
- a CDS encoding FISUMP domain-containing protein: MKLKLVCLFSILLAAFSLTSCIFDDEGESWSAEKVCPDIGTNAYGMPNRGTFTDERDGRVYKYTTIGDQVWMAENLKYELPYPYSMCYGKKTCYWKQRFQFDDIGDTVCVEDTSKLAEIGQRMNTTCTTNECIADEFCERFGRYYNLYENGEKEGFLDRVLLDTICPQGWRVPSKAEWEVLMESVQNDELRLLEEESYDRLDSETKKWYKRPDNSCGYSVPLNGYLFMNGAMQRFSITSAFATTTAKNELYAWNMIMEFGNMAFTSHNFISIRCLKD, translated from the coding sequence ATGAAACTTAAGTTGGTTTGTCTATTCTCAATTTTGCTTGCGGCCTTTTCCCTTACCTCTTGCATATTCGACGACGAGGGTGAAAGCTGGAGCGCCGAGAAGGTGTGCCCCGACATCGGCACGAACGCCTACGGCATGCCGAACCGCGGCACTTTCACCGACGAACGCGACGGCCGCGTTTACAAGTACACGACCATCGGAGACCAGGTGTGGATGGCCGAAAATTTAAAGTACGAACTGCCTTATCCGTACAGCATGTGTTATGGCAAAAAGACGTGTTATTGGAAACAGCGTTTTCAGTTTGATGATATTGGTGATACAGTATGTGTTGAAGATACATCCAAGCTCGCCGAAATCGGCCAACGCATGAACACCACCTGCACAACAAACGAATGCATCGCCGACGAATTCTGCGAACGATTTGGGAGGTATTATAACCTTTATGAAAATGGGGAAAAGGAGGGGTTCTTGGACAGGGTTCTGTTGGATACGATATGTCCGCAGGGGTGGCGTGTGCCGTCCAAAGCAGAATGGGAAGTTTTGATGGAATCTGTTCAAAATGATGAGTTGAGACTTTTAGAAGAAGAATCCTATGATAGACTTGATTCGGAAACGAAAAAATGGTATAAAAGGCCAGATAATTCTTGTGGCTATTCGGTGCCACTTAATGGATACCTTTTTATGAATGGCGCAATGCAGCGATTTTCAATTACATCTGCATTTGCAACAACGACGGCTAAAAACGAACTTTATGCGTGGAATATGATTATGGAATTTGGGAATATGGCTTTTACATCGCATAATTTTATCTCCATCCGTTGCCTCAAGGATTGA
- a CDS encoding FISUMP domain-containing protein, whose translation MKKVMASLLFALLALFFSSCLTDSDEAWSAEKVCPDIGTNAYGMPNRGTFTDERDGRVYKYTTIGDQVWMAENLNYKTEAWSVCYFEEDGCNTVGRFYLYDSASCPLGWHLPSMDEWQILGKSVDGSGNAALHLKSVSGWIPLNPGDSANGYDDCGFNMQPSLAKRRDDGLYAYFLTSTLDSSIRTNDVPNHVWRAVFASQRTSLHFGSVLREGDVSNVRCVKD comes from the coding sequence ATGAAAAAGGTAATGGCTTCGCTTTTGTTCGCCTTGCTGGCACTGTTTTTCTCTTCTTGCCTCACTGACTCCGACGAGGCATGGAGCGCCGAGAAGGTGTGCCCCGACATCGGCACGAACGCCTATGGCATGCCGAACCGCGGCACTTTCACCGACGAACGCGACGGCCGCGTTTACAAGTACACGACCATCGGAGACCAGGTGTGGATGGCCGAGAATCTGAATTACAAGACTGAGGCATGGAGCGTATGCTACTTTGAAGAGGATGGCTGTAATACTGTGGGGCGTTTTTACCTGTATGACAGTGCAAGCTGCCCACTTGGCTGGCATTTGCCATCTATGGATGAATGGCAGATTCTTGGGAAAAGTGTTGATGGATCAGGGAATGCCGCCTTGCATTTGAAAAGTGTGTCTGGCTGGATTCCTTTGAACCCTGGAGACTCTGCTAATGGGTATGATGATTGCGGTTTTAATATGCAACCATCTCTCGCCAAGAGAAGGGATGATGGCTTGTATGCGTACTTTTTGACGTCAACATTGGATTCTTCGATTCGAACAAATGACGTTCCCAATCACGTTTGGCGAGCGGTTTTTGCTTCTCAACGAACGTCTCTTCACTTTGGCTCAGTTCTACGTGAAGGCGATGTCTCCAATGTCCGTTGCGTAAAGGATTGA
- a CDS encoding (deoxy)nucleoside triphosphate pyrophosphohydrolase has protein sequence MKTIEVVAGVICDESAGTKKFFATQRGYGDQKGGWEFPGGKMEPGETPEQALARELKEELAVDVEVGQFITTVEYDYPKFHLTMHCYFCSIVNGSVTLLEHQASRWLGPQELHGLDWLPADVGVVKAILAL, from the coding sequence ATGAAAACAATAGAAGTTGTGGCCGGTGTTATTTGCGACGAATCCGCCGGGACGAAAAAGTTCTTTGCAACCCAGCGTGGCTACGGCGATCAAAAGGGCGGGTGGGAATTCCCGGGTGGAAAAATGGAACCTGGCGAAACTCCTGAGCAGGCCTTGGCCCGAGAGCTAAAAGAGGAACTGGCCGTTGATGTGGAGGTGGGGCAGTTCATTACCACGGTGGAATATGATTACCCTAAATTTCACTTGACCATGCATTGCTATTTCTGTTCCATTGTGAATGGAAGTGTTACTTTATTAGAACACCAAGCGTCTCGTTGGTTGGGGCCCCAGGAGCTTCATGGTCTGGATTGGCTTCCTGCGGATGTGGGGGTGGTGAAGGCCATATTGGCATTGTAG
- the der gene encoding ribosome biogenesis GTPase Der, with amino-acid sequence MKLPIVCIIGRPNVGKSSLFNRILGRRAAVVSDRDGVTRDRHYQNARFKGHEFTVVDTGGFLPDDTIDVLADSVRTQIFNAVNESDLVLFMVDVRVGITKLDQQFARLIRKLDKKVILVANKSENGGDRQESYEFLKLGFGQPRTISALTGYACLSLLDEIIAVLPTPVRGERREERPIKFAILGRPNAGKSTLLNRLLNEERAVVSDIPGTTRDSIDCDFVVDGKKFVVTDTAGLRKKAKVDDEVEIFSNMRTLESIRRSDVSVLMVDCTRGLEIQDFRIITEIRKAGKGLVLLLNKWDILPNKTEKSFDHMVKEMMEREPMLEYVPILSISAKEGQRINRVIQAIQTVYANCRRVLGRDNVAQAFAKFIEENPVPSQNARTVQLTRACQIMVEPPVIAIETRTPDLVAESYKRYLMKKFFEEFQLQGAPLRLNFDMKLTLRKDEELEQFTESSNSVLAGVDTQRHMDRKNRER; translated from the coding sequence ATGAAGTTACCTATCGTATGTATTATTGGACGCCCCAACGTAGGCAAGTCCTCCCTGTTTAACCGCATTCTCGGCCGTCGTGCCGCCGTGGTTAGTGACCGTGATGGCGTCACCCGCGACCGTCATTACCAGAATGCCCGTTTCAAGGGTCATGAATTTACCGTGGTGGATACTGGCGGATTCCTGCCCGACGACACCATCGATGTGCTGGCCGATAGCGTCCGCACCCAGATTTTTAATGCAGTCAATGAATCCGACTTGGTGCTGTTCATGGTGGATGTCCGTGTGGGCATTACCAAGCTGGACCAGCAGTTCGCACGCCTGATCCGCAAGCTGGACAAGAAGGTGATTCTTGTGGCCAACAAGAGCGAAAACGGTGGCGACCGTCAGGAAAGCTATGAATTCCTGAAGCTGGGTTTTGGTCAGCCCCGCACTATCAGTGCCCTGACCGGTTACGCCTGCCTTTCCCTTCTCGATGAAATCATCGCTGTGCTTCCGACTCCGGTTCGCGGTGAACGTCGTGAAGAACGCCCCATCAAGTTTGCCATTCTCGGTCGACCCAACGCCGGCAAGAGCACCTTGCTCAACCGCCTGCTGAACGAAGAACGTGCCGTGGTCAGCGATATTCCGGGTACCACCCGCGATTCCATTGACTGCGACTTTGTTGTAGATGGCAAGAAGTTTGTTGTTACCGACACCGCTGGCCTCCGCAAGAAGGCCAAGGTCGACGACGAAGTGGAAATCTTCAGTAACATGCGCACTCTGGAAAGCATTCGCCGTTCCGACGTGTCTGTGCTGATGGTGGACTGCACCCGCGGTCTCGAAATTCAGGATTTCCGCATCATCACCGAAATTCGCAAGGCTGGCAAGGGCCTGGTCCTGTTGCTGAACAAGTGGGACATTCTCCCCAACAAGACCGAAAAGTCCTTTGACCACATGGTTAAGGAAATGATGGAACGCGAACCCATGCTGGAATACGTTCCCATTCTCTCTATCAGTGCCAAGGAAGGCCAGCGCATCAACCGCGTCATTCAGGCTATCCAGACCGTGTATGCCAACTGCCGCCGAGTTCTTGGCCGCGACAATGTTGCCCAGGCTTTCGCTAAGTTCATCGAAGAAAATCCGGTGCCTAGCCAGAACGCCCGTACGGTTCAGCTGACCCGTGCCTGCCAGATCATGGTGGAACCCCCTGTAATCGCTATCGAGACCCGCACCCCTGATTTGGTGGCCGAGTCTTACAAGCGCTACCTGATGAAGAAGTTCTTTGAGGAATTCCAGCTGCAAGGCGCTCCTCTCCGTTTGAACTTCGATATGAAATTAACCCTTAGAAAGGATGAAGAACTTGAACAGTTTACTGAGTCTTCCAATAGCGTACTTGCTGGGGTCGATACCCAGCGCCATATGGATCGCAAAAATCGCGAAAGGTAA
- the plsY gene encoding glycerol-3-phosphate 1-O-acyltransferase PlsY: protein MLGSIPSAIWIAKIAKGKDFDIREYGSKNAGLTNTFRVLGWKPALPVVFMDLLKGFFGPFIAALMCKAQVEAGGADWSSWVPLVAGLLVILGHSFTCFAGFRGGKGVLAALGVFLAISPITVLIGFATWIILTFSTKYVSVGSIGGCAVLGLLSVYGYLVPEHYLESINLGQMILAVIVAVFVIVKHKSNIKRLMNGTENGFGSKRKTPKQ, encoded by the coding sequence TTGCTGGGGTCGATACCCAGCGCCATATGGATCGCAAAAATCGCGAAAGGTAAGGACTTCGATATCCGCGAATACGGATCGAAGAATGCCGGCCTTACAAATACATTCCGCGTCTTGGGCTGGAAGCCCGCCCTGCCGGTTGTGTTCATGGACTTGCTGAAGGGTTTCTTTGGACCTTTCATTGCCGCTCTCATGTGCAAGGCCCAGGTTGAAGCCGGTGGTGCCGACTGGTCTAGCTGGGTTCCCCTGGTTGCTGGTCTTCTGGTGATTCTTGGCCATAGCTTCACTTGTTTTGCCGGTTTCCGCGGCGGTAAGGGTGTTCTGGCTGCACTGGGTGTGTTCCTTGCCATTAGCCCCATTACCGTGCTTATCGGTTTTGCCACCTGGATTATCCTGACCTTCTCTACAAAGTATGTGTCTGTGGGGAGCATTGGCGGCTGCGCCGTTCTGGGTCTTCTGTCTGTGTACGGCTACCTGGTTCCCGAACATTATCTGGAATCCATCAATCTCGGTCAGATGATTCTTGCCGTGATTGTTGCTGTCTTTGTGATTGTAAAGCATAAGTCCAACATCAAACGTTTGATGAATGGTACCGAAAACGGTTTTGGTAGCAAGCGCAAGACTCCCAAACAATAA
- a CDS encoding NAD(P)H-dependent glycerol-3-phosphate dehydrogenase, which produces MKVTVLGTGGWGLTLGQVIYENKNDITFWTNSQAEVDLLSTEHQYKDKLPGVIFPADFKYTTDMNAALEGAEMVMIVVPSQFMGGVAKNLGQWTPEKGKEPVVVCATKGILEGTNQLMSEVLLENVPWLTDDKMVAFSGPSHAEEVSRHVLTAIVAASTSEESAKLVQKAMSCSYLRVYTSTDIIGVELCGSVKNVIAIASGVLYGVGAGDNTRAALLTRGQAEMCRLGRAMGANPETFAGLAGMGDLIVTCLSQHSRNRYVGEHIGKGETIDQVLGGMKMIAEGVPTCRSTKALADKLGVEMPIVNAVYDLLFGGKTVKEVFDEIWGRDLKAENWN; this is translated from the coding sequence ATGAAAGTTACAGTTTTGGGTACCGGCGGCTGGGGTCTTACCCTGGGCCAGGTGATTTACGAAAATAAGAACGACATTACTTTTTGGACCAATTCCCAGGCTGAAGTCGATCTGCTTTCTACTGAACATCAGTACAAGGATAAGCTTCCCGGTGTAATTTTCCCCGCTGACTTTAAGTATACCACCGACATGAATGCCGCCCTCGAAGGCGCAGAAATGGTGATGATCGTGGTGCCTTCCCAGTTCATGGGCGGTGTTGCCAAGAATCTTGGTCAGTGGACCCCTGAAAAGGGTAAGGAACCGGTGGTGGTTTGCGCTACCAAGGGTATTCTCGAAGGTACCAATCAGCTCATGAGCGAAGTCCTTCTTGAAAATGTTCCTTGGCTCACCGACGACAAGATGGTTGCCTTTAGCGGTCCGTCTCACGCCGAAGAAGTTAGCCGCCATGTGCTGACTGCAATCGTTGCCGCTTCTACTAGCGAAGAGTCTGCAAAGCTGGTGCAGAAGGCTATGAGCTGCTCCTACCTCCGCGTGTACACCTCTACCGATATTATCGGTGTGGAACTTTGCGGTTCCGTGAAGAACGTGATTGCCATCGCTTCTGGTGTGCTTTATGGTGTTGGCGCTGGCGACAATACTCGTGCAGCCCTCCTCACTCGCGGTCAGGCAGAAATGTGCCGCCTGGGTCGTGCCATGGGTGCCAATCCCGAAACCTTCGCTGGCCTTGCCGGTATGGGTGACTTGATTGTGACTTGCCTTTCTCAGCATAGCCGTAACCGTTATGTGGGTGAACACATCGGTAAGGGAGAAACTATTGATCAGGTTCTCGGCGGCATGAAGATGATTGCCGAAGGCGTCCCCACTTGCCGTAGCACCAAGGCTCTGGCCGACAAGCTTGGCGTCGAAATGCCTATCGTGAATGCTGTTTACGACTTGCTCTTTGGTGGCAAGACCGTGAAGGAAGTTTTCGACGAAATTTGGGGCCGTGACCTGAAGGCCGAAAACTGGAACTAA